Genomic window (Fundidesulfovibrio terrae):
ACAGCGTCGCAAGCTGCTCAACTACTTGAAGAACAAGGACGTTAGCCGTTACCGTACGCTGATCGCACGGCTCGGCATCCGCAAGTAACGTGCCTTACCGGCCGGTCCGGCTTGCCCGGACCGGCCGTTTTCACGACGTAATCGGCCGACCCCGAACGTTATCCGCGCGCCAGCGCCCGGGAGCTGCAGTTCCCGGCCCCTTGCGCGCATATCACGTTCCGGGAAGGCCTCTGTTAAACACTAACAAAGAGGTATCATATGGGTCTTCTCGACAAAGCCACCAGGCTCGAACGAACAGTAGGACAAAATCCCATCATCATGGAAACGGGGCTCATGGCCAACCAGGCCGACGGCGCCGTGTGGGTGCAGTGCGGCGGTACCGTGGTGCTCGTCACCGTCTGCTCCCAGTCCCTTGAATTCGACAAGGGCTTCTTCCCCCTCACCGTCGAATACCAGGAAAAGCTCTACGCCGCCGGACGCATCCCCGGCTCCTACTTCCGCCGCGAAGTGGGCCGCCCCTCCGAGCGCGAGGTCACCGTGGCCCGCCTGATCGACCGCCCCCACCGTCCGCTGTTCCCCAAGGGCTACCGCGACGAGGTGCAGATCATCGCCACCGTGCTCTCCGCCGACGGCTACAACGATCCCGACGTGCTGGCGGTCAACGGCGCCTCCGCCGCGCTGCACATCTCAAGCGTGCCCTTCCTGGGCCCCATCGCCGCCGGGCGCGTGGGCTACATGGATGGCCAGTTCGTGCTGAACCCGCCCTACCAGGTCACCGCCGACCAGACCGAGCTGAACATCTTCTTCGCGGCCAGCCGCGACGCCGTGGTCATGGTTGAAGGCGGCGGCAACTTCGTCTCCGAGGAGCTCATCGCCGACGCCCTGGAATGGGGCCACCAGCAGGTGATGCCGCTCATCGAGATGCAGGAGGAACTGCGCGAGAAGGCCGGTAAGGCCAAGCAGATCTTCACCGCCCCGGTGGAGAGCGAGGAGCTCAAGGCCGTGGTCACCCAGGCCATCGGCGACGAGCTGGCCAAGGCCCTGACCATCGTGGACAAGATGGAGCGCCGCGCGGCCCGCAAGGTCCTGCGCTCCAAGGTGGTCGAGGCCGCCAAGGCCGCCTTCCCCGAGGAAGCCACCATCGGCGCCAAGGCTTCCGAGATGCTCGAAGGCATGGAAAAGAAGTTCATGCGCTCGCGCATCAAGGAAACCGGCACCCGCATCGACGGCCGCGACACCAAGACCGTGCGCCCCATCGAGATCATGGTGGGCCTGCTTCCCCGCACCCACGGCTCCTGCCTGTTCGCGCGCGGCGAGACCAAGGGCCTGTGCGTGGCCACGCTGGGCTCCACCGGCGACGAGCAGCGCATCGAGACCCTGGCGGGCGAGTCCTCCAAGCGGTTCATGCTGCACTACAA
Coding sequences:
- the pnp gene encoding polyribonucleotide nucleotidyltransferase, with product MGLLDKATRLERTVGQNPIIMETGLMANQADGAVWVQCGGTVVLVTVCSQSLEFDKGFFPLTVEYQEKLYAAGRIPGSYFRREVGRPSEREVTVARLIDRPHRPLFPKGYRDEVQIIATVLSADGYNDPDVLAVNGASAALHISSVPFLGPIAAGRVGYMDGQFVLNPPYQVTADQTELNIFFAASRDAVVMVEGGGNFVSEELIADALEWGHQQVMPLIEMQEELREKAGKAKQIFTAPVESEELKAVVTQAIGDELAKALTIVDKMERRAARKVLRSKVVEAAKAAFPEEATIGAKASEMLEGMEKKFMRSRIKETGTRIDGRDTKTVRPIEIMVGLLPRTHGSCLFARGETKGLCVATLGSTGDEQRIETLAGESSKRFMLHYNFPPYCVGEVKPLRGPSRREIGHGMLAERSITPVLPAPGDFPFTLRIISEIMESNGSSSMATVCGGSLALMDAGVPIKAPVAGVAMGLIKEDDQFVVLTDILGDEDAMGDMDFKVAGTAEGVTGIQMDIKITGIPKEVMRQALQQARDARLHILGKMNGTLSSPRTELSPYAPQLTVVEINPEKIREVIGPGGKVIKAITASTGASIDIDDSGKISIFAPTQDAMERAKEMVLFYDQKADVGRNYQGKVKKIIDCGAVVEILPGLEGLVHVSQLDIGRVENVTDAVAMGQDLEVKVIAVEPNGRVRLSRKAVLLEEQGETIDLADFAAPSRPRGDRDRDRGGDRRGGDRGGRGGDRGGRR